One part of the Bradyrhizobium sp. CB1650 genome encodes these proteins:
- the pdxA gene encoding 4-hydroxythreonine-4-phosphate dehydrogenase PdxA: MTAARHLAITMGDPAGIGPEIIVKACQRLRARIDAGDLRLIIIGSGGALKNATAHLQADLDIPEVRADDADWPNLCFLQADAEGEPIRPGVLSADGGRFAFKAVEHGVRFAQAGRIGGIVTAPLNKEALNKAGYHYPGHTEMLAELTGVKGSVMMLAHGNMRVSHVSTHVALQDVPKRLTPERLRYVIDLTDKALRGLGLKQPKIAVAALNPHAGEGGLFGRQDIDVSEPTIAKANADGLNVLGPVPGDTVFVKLRAGQYDAVIAMYHDQGHIPVKLLGFEVDPATGRWQELSGVNITLGLPIIRTSVDHGTAFDIAGKGIANERSLIEAIEYAERLAGGAARA, translated from the coding sequence ATGACCGCCGCTCGCCATCTTGCCATCACCATGGGCGATCCCGCCGGGATCGGGCCCGAAATCATCGTCAAAGCCTGCCAGCGCCTGCGCGCGCGCATCGATGCCGGCGACCTGCGCCTCATCATCATCGGCAGCGGCGGCGCGCTGAAGAACGCGACGGCGCATTTGCAGGCCGACCTCGACATTCCCGAGGTCCGCGCCGACGATGCCGACTGGCCCAATCTCTGCTTCCTCCAGGCCGACGCCGAAGGCGAGCCGATCCGCCCCGGCGTGCTGTCGGCCGATGGCGGCCGTTTCGCATTCAAGGCGGTCGAGCACGGCGTGCGGTTCGCCCAGGCCGGGCGCATCGGCGGCATCGTCACCGCGCCGCTGAACAAGGAAGCGCTCAACAAGGCCGGCTATCACTATCCCGGCCACACCGAGATGCTGGCCGAGCTCACCGGCGTGAAGGGCTCGGTGATGATGCTGGCCCACGGCAACATGCGCGTCAGTCACGTCTCCACCCATGTCGCGCTACAGGACGTGCCGAAGCGGTTGACGCCGGAGCGCTTGCGCTACGTCATCGATCTCACCGACAAGGCGCTGCGCGGGCTTGGCCTGAAGCAGCCGAAGATTGCGGTGGCTGCGCTCAATCCGCACGCCGGCGAAGGCGGGCTGTTCGGCCGGCAGGACATCGACGTCTCCGAGCCGACCATCGCGAAAGCCAATGCCGACGGCCTCAATGTGCTCGGGCCGGTTCCCGGCGACACCGTCTTCGTCAAGCTGCGCGCCGGCCAGTATGATGCGGTCATCGCGATGTATCACGACCAGGGCCACATCCCCGTCAAGCTGCTCGGCTTCGAGGTCGATCCCGCCACCGGCCGCTGGCAGGAGCTCTCCGGCGTGAACATCACGCTCGGCCTGCCGATCATCCGCACCTCCGTCGATCACGGCACCGCATTCGACATTGCCGGCAAGGGCATCGCCAACGAGCGCAGCCTGATCGAGGCGATCGAATACGCCGAGCGGCTTGCCGGCGGCGCTGCGCGGGCGTGA
- a CDS encoding four-carbon acid sugar kinase family protein, whose translation MTSLRLLADDLTGALDTAAEFVGLCGPFDVIWAEATPSTLPSCLAIDSGTRERSLADSVAVVERLAPLLGGAGIAYKKVDSLLRGAWAAELAATLRAGSWKACIVAPAFTYQGRRTRRGQQYALGQDGRWSPVGDTLLAQLAAEGVEARTGRRDAPLTEGIHVFDAETDADLERVVAIGRSAPFPVLWCGSGGLAGALTRGHSAVASQALRAPVLGLFGSDQRATAAQLDACGHAVVTLKDENTDNAGIVRRKLAHDRVAMVRFDLAPGLSRGEAAQRIARELTSLTSALDPPGALIVAGGETLKAACLALGASALKVTGRIVPGLPRSLLQGGRWDGVEVISKSGAFGAPDLWRHLLQENQLLIERHAS comes from the coding sequence ATGACATCCTTACGCCTCCTTGCCGACGACCTTACCGGCGCGCTGGATACAGCCGCCGAGTTCGTCGGCCTGTGCGGGCCGTTCGATGTGATCTGGGCCGAGGCGACGCCAAGCACCCTGCCCTCATGCCTCGCGATCGACAGCGGAACCCGGGAGCGCAGCCTTGCCGACAGCGTCGCCGTCGTTGAGCGGCTCGCGCCGCTGCTCGGCGGCGCCGGGATCGCCTACAAGAAGGTCGACAGCCTGTTGCGCGGCGCGTGGGCGGCCGAACTCGCCGCAACCTTGCGGGCTGGGAGCTGGAAAGCCTGCATCGTTGCGCCCGCCTTCACCTATCAGGGTCGGCGAACGAGGCGCGGCCAGCAATACGCGCTGGGACAGGATGGCCGCTGGTCGCCCGTCGGCGACACGCTCCTGGCGCAGCTCGCCGCGGAGGGCGTAGAGGCTCGCACCGGACGGCGCGATGCGCCGTTGACGGAAGGTATCCATGTCTTCGACGCCGAGACCGACGCCGATCTCGAGCGCGTGGTCGCGATCGGCCGAAGTGCGCCCTTCCCGGTGCTCTGGTGCGGCAGCGGCGGCCTTGCCGGCGCCCTCACGCGCGGCCATTCCGCCGTCGCATCGCAGGCCCTGCGCGCGCCGGTGCTGGGCTTGTTCGGATCAGATCAGCGAGCGACGGCAGCGCAGCTCGACGCCTGCGGTCACGCCGTCGTGACGCTGAAGGACGAGAACACCGACAATGCCGGCATCGTCCGCCGCAAGTTGGCGCATGACCGCGTGGCCATGGTGCGGTTCGACCTCGCGCCCGGCCTGTCCCGCGGCGAAGCGGCGCAGCGGATCGCACGTGAGCTGACCTCGCTGACATCGGCGCTCGACCCGCCGGGCGCGCTGATCGTGGCGGGCGGGGAGACCCTGAAGGCGGCCTGCCTCGCGCTCGGCGCGAGCGCGCTCAAGGTCACCGGACGCATCGTCCCCGGCCTGCCTCGCTCGCTGCTGCAAGGCGGACGCTGGGATGGCGTCGAGGTGATATCGAAATCGGGCGCCTTCGGCGCCCCGGACCTCTGGCGACATCTGCTCCAGGAAAATCAACTGCTCATCGAGAGACACGCCTCATGA
- a CDS encoding FAD-binding oxidoreductase: MDVIDDRLLDDLAAVVGDRHVIAPGHEQDAYVVDWRGRYRGKARAVVKPGSTQEVASVVKLCAERGIAIVPQGGNTGMCGAATPDAGPQNIVIRLDRMRRIRNVSPLANSITVEAGCILAEIQAAAAAADRYFPLSLGAEGSCQIGGNISTNAGGTAVLRYGPTRELVLGLEAVLPDGRVFNGLRALRKDNTGYDLKQLFIGAEGTLGIITAAVLKLFAPRRSSALALLKLQDVEQALQVMQRLRGAVGDRLGSLEIMSRSQIEVVAETAPDVTIPFALDMPWYLIIELTDALAGVDLHAPLEAVLAQAFDDGVVQDAIVASSEAQARAIWAVRHSVSEGNKRGGYVVSHDSAVPLERQAAFASNVERRIMAAVPHARVVMHGHIGDGNIHIVAILDRALCQDAEQTAALVREINEIVDDETAAQGGAISAEHGIGITNRGRLARVTDPFEIGLMKQIKALLDPADIMNPGKIFADG, encoded by the coding sequence ATGGACGTGATCGACGATCGCCTGCTGGACGATCTCGCAGCGGTGGTCGGCGACCGTCACGTCATCGCGCCCGGTCACGAGCAGGACGCCTATGTCGTCGACTGGCGCGGCCGCTATCGCGGCAAGGCCCGTGCCGTGGTCAAGCCGGGCTCGACGCAGGAAGTCGCCAGCGTCGTGAAACTTTGCGCCGAGCGCGGCATCGCCATCGTCCCGCAGGGCGGCAATACCGGCATGTGCGGCGCCGCCACACCGGATGCCGGTCCGCAGAACATCGTCATCAGGCTCGACCGGATGCGTCGCATCCGCAACGTCAGCCCGCTCGCCAATTCCATCACGGTCGAAGCCGGCTGCATCCTTGCCGAGATTCAGGCCGCAGCGGCCGCGGCCGACCGCTACTTCCCCTTGAGCCTCGGCGCGGAAGGGAGCTGCCAGATCGGCGGCAACATTTCGACCAATGCCGGCGGCACTGCGGTGCTACGCTATGGCCCGACTCGCGAGCTGGTGCTCGGACTCGAGGCCGTGCTGCCCGATGGCCGGGTGTTCAACGGCCTGCGCGCGCTGCGCAAGGACAATACCGGCTACGATCTCAAGCAGCTCTTCATCGGCGCGGAAGGCACCCTCGGCATCATCACCGCGGCCGTGCTGAAACTGTTCGCACCGCGACGCAGCTCGGCGCTGGCGCTGTTGAAGCTGCAGGACGTCGAGCAGGCGTTGCAGGTGATGCAGCGGCTGCGGGGTGCCGTCGGCGACCGGCTCGGCAGTCTCGAGATCATGTCGCGCAGCCAGATCGAGGTGGTCGCGGAGACCGCGCCCGACGTCACGATCCCGTTCGCGCTCGACATGCCTTGGTATCTCATCATCGAGCTCACGGACGCACTCGCCGGCGTCGACCTGCATGCACCGCTGGAAGCCGTCCTGGCGCAGGCGTTCGACGACGGCGTGGTTCAGGATGCCATCGTCGCGTCGAGCGAAGCGCAGGCGCGGGCGATCTGGGCCGTACGTCACAGCGTCTCCGAGGGCAACAAGCGCGGCGGTTATGTGGTGTCGCACGACAGCGCCGTTCCGCTGGAACGGCAGGCCGCCTTTGCCAGCAATGTCGAGAGGCGGATCATGGCGGCGGTGCCGCATGCCCGCGTCGTCATGCACGGCCATATCGGCGACGGCAACATCCACATCGTCGCGATCCTCGATCGCGCCCTCTGCCAGGACGCCGAGCAGACCGCGGCGCTGGTGCGCGAGATCAACGAGATCGTCGACGACGAGACCGCCGCGCAAGGCGGCGCGATCAGCGCCGAGCACGGCATTGGCATCACCAATCGCGGCCGCCTCGCGCGGGTCACCGATCCGTTTGAGATCGGGCTCATGAAGCAGATCAAGGCCCTGCTCGATCCCGCCGATATCATGAACCCTGGCAAGATCTTCGCGGACGGTTAG
- a CDS encoding dihydrodipicolinate synthase family protein has translation MDLHPKGVFCAALTPLNADLTPDLGAFAGHCRHLLDEGCDGIALLGTTGEANSFSGIERRALLESAIKAGIAPSQLLPGTGVMALTETIELTRHALSLGVSTVVMLPPFYYKDVSDDGVYASYSEIVQRIADPRLKVVLYHIPQMSHQPISHAVIGRLRAQYPAVFVGIKDSSGDFANMTAMIEKFEGLAVLAGADPLLLPLLKKGGAGCITATSNLVARDLAYVFRHFNDGDAALDTAQNRIIRARERASLFPQIASLKVLLAQRTGRDGWRRLRPPLLPLPQENIDKLLAAGTALPEAV, from the coding sequence GTGGACCTTCATCCCAAAGGCGTGTTCTGCGCGGCGCTGACGCCGCTCAATGCGGATCTGACCCCGGACCTCGGCGCTTTCGCCGGTCATTGCCGCCATCTGCTCGACGAAGGCTGCGACGGCATCGCGCTGCTCGGCACCACCGGCGAGGCCAATTCCTTCTCGGGCATCGAACGGCGGGCGCTGCTCGAAAGCGCCATCAAGGCCGGCATCGCACCCTCGCAACTGCTGCCAGGGACCGGCGTCATGGCGCTGACCGAGACCATCGAGCTGACCCGTCACGCGCTTTCGCTCGGGGTCAGCACCGTCGTGATGCTGCCGCCCTTCTACTACAAGGACGTTTCCGACGACGGCGTGTATGCATCCTACAGCGAGATCGTGCAGCGTATCGCCGATCCGCGGCTCAAGGTCGTGCTCTATCACATTCCGCAGATGTCGCATCAGCCGATCTCGCATGCGGTGATCGGGCGGCTGCGCGCGCAGTATCCGGCGGTGTTCGTCGGCATCAAGGATTCCTCGGGTGACTTCGCCAACATGACGGCGATGATCGAGAAATTCGAAGGGCTCGCCGTGCTCGCCGGTGCCGATCCGCTGCTGCTGCCGCTGCTCAAGAAAGGCGGCGCAGGCTGTATCACGGCAACCTCAAACCTGGTCGCGCGCGATCTCGCCTATGTGTTCCGCCATTTCAACGACGGTGATGCGGCGTTGGATACCGCGCAAAACCGCATCATCAGGGCGCGCGAACGTGCCTCGCTGTTCCCGCAAATCGCATCGCTCAAGGTGCTGCTCGCCCAGAGAACCGGCCGCGATGGCTGGCGCAGGTTGCGGCCGCCGCTGTTGCCGCTGCCGCAGGAGAATATCGACAAACTGCTCGCGGCCGGCACCGCGCTTCCGGAAGCCGTCTGA
- a CDS encoding IclR family transcriptional regulator has product MAKSAAPADNPKNFVNSVGKAFAVLRSFTPEEFELTITEIAARAGMDRGTTFRLVQTLVKLGYLHAIEETRRYRLSLACLDLGYTALSAGNLRGQAEPLLRELVPAFGDAASLGVLDGSDVVYLARVTAGLDRHKIDRRPGSRIKAYASALGHVMLAGLPKEEQIERLEASERIKLSERTLTGLRLLLARLEQVRKQGFAVSDGENAYGLRTIAAPVFDKGRSVVAGISLTVDANRMDIKSFEKTGLPEVLKIARVLSETALKSS; this is encoded by the coding sequence TTGGCCAAGTCCGCGGCTCCGGCCGACAATCCCAAGAATTTCGTCAATTCGGTGGGTAAGGCCTTTGCGGTCCTCAGGAGCTTCACGCCCGAAGAGTTCGAGCTGACCATCACCGAAATCGCGGCACGGGCCGGCATGGATCGCGGCACCACGTTCCGCCTGGTGCAGACGCTGGTCAAGCTCGGCTACCTCCATGCGATCGAGGAGACGCGTCGCTACCGGCTGAGCCTGGCCTGCCTCGATCTCGGCTACACCGCGCTCTCCGCCGGCAATCTGCGCGGGCAGGCGGAGCCGCTGCTGCGCGAGCTGGTGCCCGCCTTCGGCGATGCCGCTTCGCTCGGCGTGCTTGATGGCAGCGACGTCGTCTATCTCGCGCGCGTGACCGCAGGGCTCGACCGGCACAAGATCGATCGCCGGCCCGGCAGCCGGATCAAGGCCTATGCTTCGGCGTTGGGGCATGTGATGCTGGCCGGCCTTCCCAAGGAAGAGCAGATCGAGCGTCTGGAGGCCAGCGAACGGATCAAGCTGTCGGAGCGCACCTTGACCGGGTTGAGGCTGCTGCTCGCGCGGTTGGAGCAAGTCCGCAAGCAGGGCTTTGCGGTCTCGGATGGCGAGAATGCCTATGGCTTGCGGACGATCGCTGCGCCGGTGTTCGACAAAGGCAGGTCGGTGGTCGCGGGCATCAGTTTGACCGTCGATGCGAATCGTATGGACATCAAATCGTTCGAAAAGACCGGTCTGCCGGAGGTGCTGAAGATCGCGCGCGTGCTGAGCGAAACGGCCCTGAAGAGCAGTTAG
- the gmd gene encoding GDP-mannose 4,6-dehydratase, which translates to MRERIALITGVTGQDGAYLAEHLLSLGYVVHGIKRRSSSFNTARVDHLYQDPHRGNVPFLMHYGDMTDSTNLIRLVQQIRPTEIYNLAAQSHVAVSFESPEYTANADAVGVLRLLEAIRILGMEKETRFYQASTSELYGMVQEIPQKETTPFYPRSPYGVAKLYGYWITVNYREAYGMFASNGILFNHESPIRGETFVTRKITRGVARIELGLEDTLYLGNLEAKRDWGHAKDYVEGMHMILQADAPDDFVLATGEMRSVREMVELCFAQVGRRIEWRGKGVEETGIDAKSGKTVVRIDPTYFRPTEVELLIGDASKARDKLGWKPKRTFAQLVEEMMASDLAEAKRDVAHGKRTV; encoded by the coding sequence ATGCGTGAGCGGATCGCTTTGATCACCGGCGTGACCGGCCAGGACGGCGCCTATTTGGCCGAACATCTGCTGTCGCTCGGCTATGTCGTGCATGGCATCAAGCGGCGCTCGTCCTCGTTCAACACCGCGCGCGTCGATCATCTGTATCAGGACCCGCATCGCGGCAACGTGCCGTTCCTGATGCACTACGGCGACATGACCGACTCGACCAATCTGATCCGCCTGGTGCAGCAGATCCGGCCGACCGAGATCTACAATCTCGCCGCCCAGAGCCACGTCGCGGTCAGCTTCGAGAGCCCCGAATATACCGCCAATGCCGACGCCGTCGGCGTGCTGCGCCTGCTGGAAGCGATCCGCATCCTCGGCATGGAGAAGGAGACGCGGTTCTACCAGGCCTCGACCTCCGAGCTCTACGGCATGGTGCAGGAGATCCCGCAGAAGGAGACCACGCCGTTCTATCCGCGCTCGCCCTACGGCGTCGCCAAACTCTACGGCTACTGGATCACGGTGAACTACCGCGAAGCCTACGGCATGTTCGCCAGCAACGGCATCCTGTTCAACCACGAGAGCCCGATCCGCGGCGAGACCTTCGTCACCCGCAAGATCACCCGCGGCGTCGCCCGCATCGAGCTCGGGCTCGAGGACACGCTCTATCTCGGCAACCTCGAGGCCAAGCGCGACTGGGGCCATGCCAAGGACTACGTCGAGGGCATGCACATGATCCTGCAGGCCGATGCGCCCGACGACTTCGTGCTCGCCACTGGCGAGATGCGCTCGGTGCGCGAGATGGTCGAGCTTTGCTTCGCGCAGGTCGGCCGCCGCATCGAATGGCGCGGCAAGGGGGTCGAGGAGACCGGGATCGACGCCAAGAGCGGCAAGACGGTGGTGCGGATCGATCCGACCTATTTCCGTCCCACCGAGGTCGAGCTTCTGATCGGCGACGCCAGCAAGGCCCGCGACAAGCTCGGCTGGAAGCCGAAGCGGACCTTTGCCCAGCTCGTCGAGGAGATGATGGCGAGCGATCTGGCCGAGGCCAAGCGGGACGTCGCCCATGGCAAACGTACCGTTTGA
- a CDS encoding GDP-L-fucose synthase, producing MANVPFELKGKTVYVAGHRGMVGGALSRRLAREDVKLVTVDRREVDLCNQAAVFDWFAKMRPQVVFLAAAKVGGIAANDTLRAEFIYDNIAIAANVIHAAHLNGAEKLMFLGSSCIYPKLASQPLREDSMLTGPLEPTNEPYAIAKIAGIKMAEAYRSQYGSDFISVMPTNLYGPGDNYHPEYSHVVAALIRRFHEAKVAGAKTVTVWGTGTPRREFLYADDMADACVHLMKSYSGAELINIGTGEDITIAEFARVVADVIGYRGEITFDPSRPDGTPQKLLDISRLAALGWRATTSLEDGLKRAYEAYLADAPAPAL from the coding sequence ATGGCAAACGTACCGTTTGAGTTGAAGGGCAAAACCGTCTACGTCGCCGGCCATCGCGGCATGGTCGGCGGCGCGCTTTCGCGCCGGCTCGCACGCGAGGACGTCAAGCTCGTCACGGTGGACCGGCGCGAGGTCGATCTCTGCAACCAGGCCGCCGTGTTCGACTGGTTCGCCAAAATGCGGCCGCAGGTGGTGTTCCTCGCCGCCGCCAAGGTCGGCGGCATCGCCGCCAACGACACGCTGCGCGCCGAGTTCATCTACGACAACATCGCGATCGCCGCCAACGTGATCCACGCCGCGCATCTGAATGGCGCCGAGAAGCTGATGTTCCTCGGCTCCTCCTGCATCTATCCGAAGCTCGCAAGCCAGCCCCTGCGCGAGGACTCGATGCTGACCGGTCCACTGGAGCCGACCAACGAGCCCTATGCGATTGCCAAGATCGCCGGCATCAAGATGGCGGAGGCCTATCGCAGCCAGTATGGCAGCGACTTCATCAGCGTGATGCCGACCAATCTCTATGGCCCCGGCGATAACTATCACCCCGAGTACAGCCACGTGGTCGCCGCGCTGATCCGGCGCTTTCACGAGGCCAAAGTTGCCGGCGCCAAGACCGTCACGGTCTGGGGCACCGGCACGCCGCGCCGCGAGTTCCTCTATGCCGACGACATGGCGGATGCCTGCGTGCACCTGATGAAGAGCTATTCCGGCGCGGAGCTGATCAATATCGGCACCGGCGAGGACATCACGATCGCCGAATTCGCACGCGTGGTCGCCGATGTCATCGGCTATCGCGGCGAGATCACGTTCGACCCCTCGCGCCCCGACGGCACGCCGCAAAAGCTGCTCGACATCAGCCGCCTCGCGGCGCTCGGCTGGCGCGCGACGACGTCGCTCGAGGATGGCTTGAAGCGGGCTTACGAGGCGTATCTGGCCGATGCGCCGGCACCTGCTCTGTAG
- a CDS encoding DUF2231 domain-containing protein, with translation MQEVVPVRSTAQIAGHPIHPMLVPIPIVCFIGALLTDIAYSVSAEMMWANFSAWLLLVGVIFGVLAAIAGLTDFLGNRLVRAQTPAWPHLIGNAAALILAIFNALIHTRDAWTSVWPVGLILSILTVLILPVTGWLGWAMVYRHGVGVAR, from the coding sequence GTGCAGGAAGTTGTGCCCGTGCGCTCCACGGCGCAGATCGCAGGCCATCCGATTCATCCGATGCTGGTGCCGATCCCAATCGTGTGCTTCATCGGCGCGCTGCTGACGGATATCGCCTACAGCGTGAGTGCCGAGATGATGTGGGCGAATTTCTCCGCCTGGCTTCTGCTCGTCGGCGTCATCTTCGGCGTGCTGGCGGCCATCGCGGGGCTGACCGATTTCCTGGGCAATCGCCTGGTCCGGGCGCAAACGCCGGCCTGGCCGCATCTGATCGGGAACGCCGCGGCGCTGATCCTTGCGATCTTCAACGCGTTGATCCACACGCGCGACGCTTGGACGTCGGTATGGCCCGTCGGACTCATCCTGTCGATCCTCACCGTCCTCATCCTGCCTGTCACCGGTTGGCTCGGCTGGGCGATGGTCTACCGTCATGGCGTGGGGGTTGCGCGATGA